In Oncorhynchus masou masou isolate Uvic2021 chromosome 31, UVic_Omas_1.1, whole genome shotgun sequence, the sequence CTATTGAGGCACGTGATCGCCATCTGGCGGTGTGTTGGCGTGCTATATGCAAATCTTGTTACTATGGTATATTTCGTCGATTCAGAAAAGGGAAGTGGCTAGCTGCTTCGGAAAGTTATCGAAGCAGAAAGTGTTCTTTCTCTGAAGTTGGCTAGCTAATAacaaacagaagaaaaaaaacatgggaACAACAGCAAGTCAATTAAGGAAGGATCTGCTCTCAGAATATCAGGTGATATAAAACAGTTAATCTAGCCAATGTAACGTTACACAACAAGTTGTTGGTCATTGTACTTTCTGGTAACGTGGTTAGGTTAACAAATATCTTACTTAGCAAGCTAGTTAACGCGATATCTAAAAACTAACCAAGTTGTTTTTTGCCAGCTAGTTAGTTATATCGTTTATGCCCTCATAAAGAGTCGCTATTCGGCTTGAATTAATTGCCTTAAATTAATTATCAGGTGTATTGTCAGTTTTTGATGACGTTGTTGGTAGGACAACTTCTTGAGCGCATTGCAAGCGACACGACACTGATAAAAGCAAGACGTTGAGGCATAATTATATCAATTTGGAATGTGTGGTGTATTTGAAAATAATGCACCAACTCTTCCCCTCCAGGAGCTGACGTTTCTTACAAAGCAAGAAATTATTCTGTAAGTAACTAGCGTTTTTCCCCATTATTTCAATTCGCAGATGCTATTGTCAATATCCTTTTTGATCATATAGTAAATATATAGGCTCCATCTTGCCAGTGACACACTTCCTTGTCAACTTTAATCCTTACGCAAAGTACTAAAGTCTAATTTACAAGGAAGTTTGACAGGCAAGATTAATTTACTGTAACTGTTTGAACTAGGTTGGAAATGTTTGTCATTGTAAATCTATTGCGAAAGAGACTTGTTGAGCAATCAACATCCATACAGGCAGAGTGGATGTTTTGACGCATGTTTTTTTAGTGCACACAAGAGATTCAGTGAACTCCTCTCCAAAGAGGACAGAAACATCCCCACCCCGCGAGTGCCCATGGAGAAAGTCCTTTCACTGCCAGAACTCAAGGTGACAAGATTGCAATTAAAATTATACTAAATTACTAATACAGCAAGCAAATTATTTTTAGTTAAAAAACATTATAACAAATGTTTGATTTACTTTTGACTGCACTGGCCCTTCTCAAGGAACAATGtggttttcctgtgttttatatatatttccatacTGAGGTTGGGATAATATTGTGATAGTGATAATGCCTTTTTAGTgtaagctgtttgaaaagactgcctgaaatgtcagcctgttttggtgggatggagtgtTGGCCTTTCCATGGTGACCTCACCAAAGCAGTAAATTAGTTAGTAGTTttaccctccccactcagaccaccctgacagtcctagcaaaattcttgcttgagagaTTTCTCTTTGCTAAGAAAATATTTTTGGCCATTTGAATTTAAAACATTAAGGTACTTATTGTTTACCCAGAAGTGATTTGACAGAGAAAAATGTCAGCATTGGACTTAATGTTTATGTTCTGTCCCCACCCTTTAGTCCAACCCTTTCAGAAAAAGGATCTGTCACGTATTCTCAACATCTGATATGAAAGATGGAAGTCTCACCTTTGAGGACTTCCTTGATCTCTTGAGTGCCTTCAGTGATTCAGCTACACTGGAAATCAAGTCCCACTACGCATTCCGCATTTTTGGTAATACAATTGAGACTTTCTTAGGTCTGCATATGTATGTAGTGTATTCATTGTTGTCTGGCAGTTTGAGGGGCTGGTGAAAATGTTGTATTGTTTTGTCTGTTCAGACTTTGATGATGATGGCACTCTGGATGGTGGGGACCTGGAGAAGCTGGTGAACTGTCTGACTGGTGAGACAGATGACACAAGGCTTACCACTGAAGAGATGAGGCAGCTCATCAGCAATGTGAGTTAACAGATTAAGGTCACTATTGCCTGGTTCTTTCCAATGTGGCACTGCCTCAGGGGAGACCATAAACTGGGAAGCTGTGGCAGATTTGAATACTGTCTCAACGCAGGAAATTGCATTGCTGAGTCTATGGTCCTCTCACTGAGTCTACCTTTCAGGTCTCTGTTTGCAGTCTCCAAGGCtaaaacaaatacttatttacaatattgcagattctTGAAGAGTCTGATATAGACAAAGATGGAACTGTGAATCTGTCAGAGTTCCAACACGTCATCTCAAGGTCACCAGATTTTGTCAGGTCAGTACAAATCTGATTATAATACTCTTCATAATCTCTTCATTGCACCTATGAGCCTCCCTCTAATGCTCTGTGTTGTTCTCTAGTTCTTTTAAGATTGTTCTGTGAAGTCGACAAATAAGATGCCAGGATATGGATGCCTTGGATTCTCTGTCCTATTAATACTCAGAAtaccttttttttctccattgtaataattatatattttttgattttGCCTTAAATTCTTTATAGATTAATATTTTCTATTATGTTTGATAATGTATTTTTACATAATGTATATGCGATAAGAGCCCTCTAACTGTTTTTTCAATCTAAATATCTAGAATAAAAGTAATCAAGTCTTAGTCAATGATtttgtcattttttttatttttttttatttgtctgAACAAATAACCATGAatagtagaaagaggaggaagggaagtgctactaaggtacacaatagtacattttggtagataggtgctctttggtaaaaggggtaaattggtcatcaaaataACCATTAATATTTTAAATAACCATGAAtatctagtccagggctctccaaccctgttcctggagagctaccctcttgTATGTTCACTTCAACCCTAGTTATAGTGTAACTAACgtgattcagtttatcaaccagctaattattagaatccaGTGCGAtagattagggttggactgaaaatcTGCAGGACGGtcgctccaggaacagggttgtaaaATCCCTGATCTAGTCAATCAAAATATGCACTGTCCTTAGTGCTCAACTCCTACAGACAGTTTTTCCATTCCATGCAGTCCTTAGTTATAAAGGATAtgtgttaggatggagaggggtccTCTGATAGCAGAAAAAAAAGTGTTCCATGGCCCAAACACTACATCCACCACACGCAGCCCCTGGTTCTTGAAGAACTCCACTCATCTTGGCTCGTCTGAGCTGCTCACAGTCCCCTGTCCCAGCTGGCCATATTCAGCTGAAACAGTGATACAAGCAGAGCTTGTAGCCGTGGTTATGAGGAAAGGCCATGTCTTTCCATTCCTGGATATGTATTGCGCTTTGGAATTCATAATGACTTTATGCAATGCTTAGGCCTACTCGAAGCCACCAAGAACAGGTGACATTTTCTAATCATTAATATTTTTTAAGCTTACCCCAGCCGCAAGTGTAGCGAAAAATAAATACCACACAAAAATAAATTTGAATATAATGTTATATTTCTAATTTAGCAGTTTGAGGACGCTTATGTGAAGGGCTCTTACTTGTGACTGCCGCAGTGTGGCGGGACCCACAGCTGATCTTGCTGACCTCACATGAATGAGTGACCCTGGTGGATGAACACCTCATTGCTGATCATCTCTTGATCTTCACATGTACTGTCACCACCTAAACAGCATACAGCAGTCCAGGTAGACAACATAAATAATATAtgttctacactgaacaaaaatataaacacaacctgCAAAATGTTTGTCCCATGATTCATGAGCCGAAATAAGACCCTATAGATGTTCCATAGGTACAAAAAGTGTTTCTCTCCAATTGTGGgcataaatttgtttacatccctgtaagtgagcatttctcatttgtcaAGATAATTATtccacctggcaggtgtggcatatcaagaagctgatttaaacagaatgattattacacaggtgcaccttgtactggagagaataaaaggccacttgtgcagttttgtcacaagtTGAGGGATCATACatttggcatactgactgcaggaatgtccactagagctgttgctagataatttaatgttaatttctctaccataatctgCCTCAACATAATTTTAGATAATTTGGCAATACTTCCAACTGGcctcaactgcagaccacgtgtgaccacagcagcccaggacctccacatccagctacTTCACCTGTGGGACTGTCTTGAGACCAGCTACCTGAAAGCTGATaattgtgggtttgcacaaccaaagaatttctgtgcaaactgtcagaaaccgtctcagggaagctcatcatcctcaccagggtcttgacctgactgcagtacGCTGTCAAActacttcagtgggcaaatgctcacctttgatggccactggcactttggagaagtgtgctcttcatggatgaatcacGTTTTCAACTGTCCCGGGCAGATATGtgagcgagcggtttgctgatgtcaacattgtggacagagtgccccatggtggggttattggtatgggcaggcataagttacATACAATGAACAGAatagcattttatcgatggcaatttaaaTACACAGAgctaccgtgatgagatcctgaggcccattgtcatgccattcatctgccgccatcatgtttcagcataataatgcacagccccatatcgcaaggatctgtacacaattcatgggagctgaaaatgtcccagttcttccatggcctgcatgcttaccagacatgtcaaccactgagcatgtttgggatgctctggatggatgtgtacaacagtgtgttacagttcccaccaatatccagcaacttcgcacagccatagAAGAAGagtaggacaacattccacaggccaaaatcaacagcctgatcaactctatgcgaaggagatgttgtGTAATGCTGCATTAGggaaatggtggtcacactagatactgactggttttctgatccacacccctaccttgaAAACAAGTTATCTGTGGTGTCCTAGCCAGTTGTGCTATTGTATGTttgtgttatttgtaacttattttgtacataatgtttctgccaccatctcttatgacAAAAATTAgtttctagatatcaggacagcgattactcaatTCATACTGAAATAAATTAATGAGTCGGACGCAAAGGATTTACTTAACACctgacaaggccctcatccctgtcattcgcaggagaaagaccGAGATATCAGGGACGTAGGtcagggtgccttgtaaggatccgacagcaagtgggtaatctgcctttaccatcagtcctattagccaatgttttacccgcacattgactctgtactggtaacccctgtatatagcatccaacttattttactgctgctcttcaatGATTCTTTACTTAaaacttatttttcttaactgcattcttggttaagagcttgtaaaggaagcatttcactgtaaggtcgacatcttttgtattcggcgcatgtgacaaatcaaatttgatttgatatctgtattcccagtcatgtgaaatccatagattatggcctaatgaatttatttcaactgactgatGCCCTTTTATATAAACTGTAACCCAGTAAAATAATTGAAATGGTTGCATCTTGCCTTCTTCATCAGAGAAAGCATCCGAGAGAGCGAAACAGCGCCCTTCTATATGTAGCCGTGCATCTGATGCTCTCTGGACCCTGTAAAACCTAAatattttgcaattgttttagatgccattccctcagaTGTTACTTTACTATTCAGGAATGTGACATAACCCTCAGAACCTGGCACTCAGAACATACCTACAATTAACCCCGTTGACCCAGCAATAGGAAAGTTTTCTTTTTCTTTTAGTCCATTCAACTATAGAGCTATTGGagccttgtttcaacaggatgttgtatacTATACGTTATGtcaaagtttggatgttgccacacacaccTACTTATTAACAAGTATTTATAAATATTATCATGCCTACCACTATATGaagtttaaatatatatatatattgtaatgaccacccagaaacagcgTTGCAGCTTTTTTTGTTATTGTATTCATGTAAGGGCTCAAATGTCCTTTGTATATTCTTTCTATATACTTGTTTCCCATTTGTTAAACATGCTATGCTACTAGCCTCGTACCATGAATACGCAAAGCCATCTGGAGAACTCTGAAAGTTTTCGGGATGTCACATGTCCTACTTATATCCGTACACTCATAACTTAAGCATTACGAAATTTATATTCGATCAACTAAACCTCACGTACCAAATAATCATTTTTGGTTGACGAAATTCGACACTCATTGAACTCCATTCGAAACAATGAaaaaacgccacctgctggagggagacACATTTTTCCGCTGTTGGGCCTCTTTCTCTGGTCTAGAAAAATGGGCCAGGGTTCGGGTCTCGAAGCACGATTTCGACTGCTGCTACACATTTGCTTCAGTACTTAAGTTTAGTTAACGCCTGGCCCAGAAATACAATTTTCATTGAAGGCCACATAGAGAAGTCAGATTTGAAAACCAAGTCACTTTAGTCATCACCTTTGTGCACAAAGCATCAATTGAATTATTCCCCCATAAAATTGCTGAGGCAGATTTTATTCCAACACTTGCAACCAAAGATATTTTATATTCATCCAATATCTCCCATGTTTTTGGATAACATCACAAGGTCTGTGCGCATGTGATGTTGGTCCAATGCTGGTCCAATtcatgccaatgactggaacaaattgcaaatatCAATGAAGCTGGAGAtttacatctccctcactaaatttaagcatcagctgtcagagcgtTTACGGAACactgcacctgtaaatagcccacccaactacctcattcccCAAGTTGTTACTTATTTTTGCACCCTagaatctctacttgcacatctatcactccaggtttaatgctaaattgtaattattttgccacacctccctaatcttactacagtTGCACATAGATCTTTCTATTATGTTAttaactgtacatttgtttatcccatgtgtcactgctttgcttcatcttggccaggttgcagttgtaaatgagaacttgttttcaactggcctacctggttaaaaaaaatacaaaaataaacccGGATATAGAAAGTCCGTGAATCGGCATATGTGAACATGAGTGGATGACCTTGAAAACAATGGGCAAACATGTCTCATACCTCAGTGGTCTCGATGCAGTCTTTAGTGATAAACATTTGATACAATGGATTAGTTCATGAATAATCACTGACTTTACATAGCAACAGTTTTTGTCCACCAGCCTTCTAACTCGGTCATGCTGGTTGTTTAAAAACAACCAAGACATTGGAAATGTAGTGGAAAAAGAAAAGGCAAATAAAAACAATGATCCATATAAGGTGCAAGTAAATCATAACATAAATATTGTGTTGCAAACATTAAGGAAATACATGTATTGGAATACAAAAGTCAATAGACAAGTACAGCAAGATAAAGGAATGACTTGTGATGAATGCATGAAGTACTATATTTGGTTGTTTAAGTTGTGTTACTCTTGTTGGCTATGCATTGTGCCTCTAGCATCAAACATAATCATCCATGAGAGGAAGGTGGCACATCAGTTGAAGCATGTATAATGTGTCCTCTTTAGCCCAGGACTGGGAGATCTGTTATGATTGAAAGAGATTGGTGTGCTCAAATGTTTGTAGAGACAAAAGGTCATTGGGTGGCAGTTTCAAAAGGCATATACTTGAAGGAAAAGGCTGCTAATTCTTTTGATTAAAACATAATATTTAGGTGAGTGTGGGTTTTTCCCTTTCTTCAAGATTCATTATGAACATTCACCAACTCCAGCTCTCAGATTGTTGCACACCCTTAATGTTTGTATAGCATATCAGCCCTCAAACTGAAACCAGCACAGCCTACTGCCCTCAAACACCAAAACGGCTTGCCTCCTATTCTACAAAACACACCTCACACAGAACAGCAGTGGAACAATCATCGTAGGTCTTTTCTCCagtagcatcacacacacacacacacacacacacttccatacTGTCCTCAGGGCTCATttccttctcccccttcctctggCTTCTTGATGATGCCGTACTCAATGGCTTTATCCAGGCAGTGCTGTGCTGCTCTGGAGATGGGGCTCTGCTCTGTGGATTTAGCCAGGACGGAGAGGATCTCCAGCGCCTCGCTCTCCATCAGCGTCTCGGCCAGGCTCTTCTCTGCCTGCATTAGATTCAGCATGACCACCACTCCACGGTGACGCAGCTCCAAGCTGTCACTAAGCAACAGGGCCTGAAGGATCTCTAGCCAGTGACTGGTCTGGAATCAGAGCGAGGGAAGTAAAGTCAAACTCTGGACAGAAATAGTAAAGGAAAGTTGTCTGGTACAGTATATTCAATTTAACATATATATAAAGTAAAAGTAAAGTAAATATGAGGGAGGATGCATCACCGTTCCAGGAATGCGGGCacacagctcaggctgctctgcAGTCAGCATGGCCAGGGTTCCAGCTGCAGCtttcctcagcctctcatcttcctctccaCTGTAGAGCACCAGCAGCTTCAGACGGTCATTCCCCGTGGCCACGTAGAGCTGCTGCACCTCAGTGCTCAGGACCAGGTTACACATGCACTCTGTGGCTGCAGCGCGGACCAGCTCGTGCTCCTCAAACATGTAACCCTCTACCTTGGGTACAGCTttctccttgatgatcttctgtCTGAGCCGCTCGCTGATACCAGCTAGGTTGGTGAGGG encodes:
- the LOC135524266 gene encoding calcium and integrin-binding protein 1-like — its product is MGTTASQLRKDLLSEYQELTFLTKQEIILAHKRFSELLSKEDRNIPTPRVPMEKVLSLPELKSNPFRKRICHVFSTSDMKDGSLTFEDFLDLLSAFSDSATLEIKSHYAFRIFDFDDDGTLDGGDLEKLVNCLTGETDDTRLTTEEMRQLISNILEESDIDKDGTVNLSEFQHVISRSPDFVSSFKIVL